The Gemmatimonadota bacterium DNA segment GCCGGGGAGATTCCCTGCCGAAACCCGAGAGAGAACCGTACTGGAAAAGATTGTCAAGTGAGCCACTTCTCGAATTTCTGCAATGTGAAAGCGCCAGGCCCGTATATCCGCGCGGTCTTGTGCGCGAGCCTGATCGTGTTCGGAGCGTCCTGCTCCTGGCTGCCGTTTAGCAGAGGCTGCTGTGATGATGACCGCGACCTGGGCGTCACCTATCTTCAGGAGCCGGGACGATTTCAGACCGCAGCGCCAACGTATGGCCGCGCCCGTGACATTGACCCTGGGGCGGGAGAAACCATTACCAAGCCGGGGCTGCTCTCGAAGTATAACCCGCTCAAGGGCTTTATGGACGACGACGAAGACGAGCCGGTCGCCTCAAGCGACGACGAGGGATTTTTCGGGAATTTATTCCCGTTTTAACCCCAGATTGCCTTAGTGCAGCGGCTTCTCGCCAACGAGGACGAGGACGCCGGAATACTGGTGGACGATGGCCTGGCGCTGCACGGGGGCGATCTCGCAGCCGGTAAAAAACCCGATAACCGGCACATCGGCCAGGTATTGGTTGATATACGAAGAGTCGATATCGGGAATCCCGTAGAGCCCGCTGCCACGTCCGACGCAGTTGAAATAGAGGCCAAATGCCGGACGGCTGTGCGGCCAGCTCCGGTCCTGGGCTTCCAGCTCGCGTTTCAGGTCGGTCCGTGCGCCGTTCCCGTCGCGCAGGGTGAAGACCAGCTTCTGGCCTTCGACGATCTGGTCCGCCACCGCAATAATCCCGCGCTCCGGATCAAAGCCCACGAGATTCCGCACGACATATTCGCCAGGGGCAATATGCTGGCGTTCGGCGTCGACCGGCAGGCCAACGAAGATATAGGCCGCGGCACGACGCAGATCATCGCGGAGTTGGGGGCTCACACGTTCGGCAAAGACTTCAAACGCCGGCCGATCGTCAAGCTCAAGGATGAGATTGTTGTGGGCTTTCGTAACCCGATGCACGGGACTCACCGGTTGGCAGGCCTGGGTGATGCCAATGGTATAGGTGAATTGGCCGCTCAGCAGCGCTCCACTTACGGCGTCACTGCTGACCGTGTCTCCGCACAACTGGAAGGTCTCACCAACACTCCCGTCCTCAGACGCNNNNNNNNNNACCCGCGCCGCCCCCCGCCACGCTAAGCTCGACCCCGTCCTCAGACGCCCCGCCGCCAACAAAAGGCACGTCCGAGAGCCCGCCTTCGGCGATGCCGTCAAAGAACGCATGCGAATCAAAATTATACGTATCGGGGAAGACGAGGGCGAGATTTTCGGGACCGAGGTGAGGCGTGACGTTGGACACGACCTCCTGGCCAACCGTCCGAGCCCGGCCGCGCAGTTGGGGAACAAAGAAACGATGGGCGGACAACGTGTCCGACCGCACGGCCAAGACCGCAACACCCGGCGCGCGTTCCACTTCTCCAGCCGTGGTCAGCACGCCACCGGCACTACAGCCGACAACCTGACTGGCCTGCGTTTCAGCGCGGACCGTACGCAGGACGCGCCCGTACCCGGCCCCGTGATGCGCGGTGGCAAAGA contains these protein-coding regions:
- a CDS encoding FIST C-terminal domain-containing protein, which codes for ASEDGSVGETFQLCGDTVSSDAVSGALLSGQFTYTIGITQACQPVSPVHRVTKAHNNLILELDDRPAFEVFAERVSPQLRDDLRRAAAYIFVGLPVDAERQHIAPGEYVVRNLVGFDPERGIIAVADQIVEGQKLVFTLRDGNGARTDLKRELEAQDRSWPHSRPAFGLYFNCVGRGSGLYGIPDIDSSYINQYLADVPVIGFFTGCEIAPVQRQAIVHQYSGVLVLVGEKPLH